One genomic window of Mercenaria mercenaria strain notata chromosome 2, MADL_Memer_1, whole genome shotgun sequence includes the following:
- the LOC123564582 gene encoding uncharacterized protein LOC123564582 isoform X1: MVGQIVILTLLLSRTLSEEVPEFQYPCYVDVCTFPTQFCNSDKYERRCSPCSRAICRQTNVPLACRYICMKHNELSTTTKPTSTTLAQSHQPSASQGNDNLASLHLIMSYSAVSTTLLVVVLLAFVAYYIHRKKLAKEKSRRYDYPVGYRTGLNKGRNYDPDEGQLLQEITLDNREICSQCGQRPRPELRETENAPPSYATCDQGRLLFSRSDTPSTPSSTESVQNTAKTGLVKPMPAKAQVKVNNNSTTGSTRHKVLNDAGMQTPLCESLINSHETQDNDETSLKMSNI, translated from the exons ATGGTTGGacaaattgtaattttaacattGTTACTAAGCCGGACATTAAGTGAAGAAGTACCGGAGTTTCAATATCCCTGTTATGTGGATGTATGTACATTTCCTACTCAGTTTTGTAATTCGGATAAATATGAAAGGCGCTGTAGCCCGTGTTCTAGGGCCATTTGTCGACAAACAAACGTTCCTTTGGCATGCCGATATATTTGTATGAAACACAATGAAT TGTCTACGACTACGAAACCAACATCTACAACACTGGCGCAATCTCACCAGCCGTCCGCCTCACAAG GAAACGATAATTTAGCGTCACTACACTTGATAATGTCTTACAGCGCTGTCTCCACCACATTATTGGTTGTTGTGCTCCTAGCATTTGTTGCATATTATATTCATCGTAAAAAACTTGCGAAGGAAAAAAGTAGAAGATATGATTATCCAGTTGGTTACAGAACAGGTTTAAATAAGGGCCGAAATTATGACCCCGATGAAGGACAACTTTTACAAGAAATTACATTAGATAATAGAGAAATATGTTCTCAATGTGGACAGAGACCTAGACCAGAGTTAAGAGAAACAGAGAATGCACCACCCTCATATGCAACTTGTG ATCAAGGAAGACTTCTGTTCTCAAGGTCAGATACTCCGAGCACACCCAGCAGTACAGAATCAGTACAGAATACTGCTAAAACAGGGTTAGTAAAACCTATGCCAGCTAAAGCGCAAGTCAAAGTGAACAATAATTCAACTACTGGAAGTACGAGACATAAAGTACTAAATGACGCAGGAATGCAGACACCATTATGTGAAAGTTTAATTAATAGTCATGAAACACAGGACAACGATGAAACAAGCCTGAAAATGTcaaacatttga
- the LOC123564582 gene encoding uncharacterized protein LOC123564582 isoform X2, whose product MLTDNMAIVSTTTKPTSTTLAQSHQPSASQGNDNLASLHLIMSYSAVSTTLLVVVLLAFVAYYIHRKKLAKEKSRRYDYPVGYRTGLNKGRNYDPDEGQLLQEITLDNREICSQCGQRPRPELRETENAPPSYATCDQGRLLFSRSDTPSTPSSTESVQNTAKTGLVKPMPAKAQVKVNNNSTTGSTRHKVLNDAGMQTPLCESLINSHETQDNDETSLKMSNI is encoded by the exons ATGTTGACAGATAATATGGCAATAG TGTCTACGACTACGAAACCAACATCTACAACACTGGCGCAATCTCACCAGCCGTCCGCCTCACAAG GAAACGATAATTTAGCGTCACTACACTTGATAATGTCTTACAGCGCTGTCTCCACCACATTATTGGTTGTTGTGCTCCTAGCATTTGTTGCATATTATATTCATCGTAAAAAACTTGCGAAGGAAAAAAGTAGAAGATATGATTATCCAGTTGGTTACAGAACAGGTTTAAATAAGGGCCGAAATTATGACCCCGATGAAGGACAACTTTTACAAGAAATTACATTAGATAATAGAGAAATATGTTCTCAATGTGGACAGAGACCTAGACCAGAGTTAAGAGAAACAGAGAATGCACCACCCTCATATGCAACTTGTG ATCAAGGAAGACTTCTGTTCTCAAGGTCAGATACTCCGAGCACACCCAGCAGTACAGAATCAGTACAGAATACTGCTAAAACAGGGTTAGTAAAACCTATGCCAGCTAAAGCGCAAGTCAAAGTGAACAATAATTCAACTACTGGAAGTACGAGACATAAAGTACTAAATGACGCAGGAATGCAGACACCATTATGTGAAAGTTTAATTAATAGTCATGAAACACAGGACAACGATGAAACAAGCCTGAAAATGTcaaacatttga
- the LOC123564581 gene encoding protein FAM241B-like, whose translation MVRILKTGEIVSDNDPRAQQANARPRQNIGRIQHDPDEMARQYEGGGGEGGGQQASVFDGLNQRLVDYGFPRFNVGSHTVEPIVTVGFILAGLLLGLPGLLLAAVLFFVSKMSTTGGGLASFFGGGRKVKVNQGQGRLRVKEIDLADLDVAVLFCAIFNQTFFQGYSKMQDIYVFSFHNLIALFQDALKNKITDYGKLWYRIAQPHVSMRECDKNYF comes from the exons ATGGTTCGTATTCTAAAAACAGGAGAAATTGTGAGTGACAATGATCCTCGAGCTCAGCAAGCAAATGCCAGACCTAGACAG aatattggCAGAATACAGCATGATCCAGATGAGATGGCTCGGCAGTATGAGGGTGGAGGTGGAGAGGGTGGTGGGCAACAAGCATCAGTGTTTGATGGACTTAATCAGAGACTTGTTGATTATGGATTTCCCCGTTTTAACGTTGGATCTCACACTGTAGAGCCAATTGTCACTGTGGGTTTCATACTTGCAGGGCTATTGTTAGGATTACCAGGACTACTTTTGGcagctgttttattttttgtctccAAAATGAGCACCACAGGTGGTGGACTTGCTTCATTCTTTGGTGGAGGAAGGAAGGTCAAGGTGAATCAAGGCCAAGGTCGCCTCAGGGTGAAGGAAATAGACTTGGCAGATCTTGATGTTGCAGTCTTATTTTGTGCAATTTTTAATCAGACATTTTTCCAGGGATATTCAAAGATGCAGGACATCTATGTGTTCAGCTTTCACAACTTAATTGCATTATTCCAAGATGCcctcaaaaacaaaataactgaTTATGGAAAGTTGTGGTATAGAATTGCACAGCCACATGTCAGTATGAGGGAGTGTGATAAGAACTACTTTTAG